From the Cryptomeria japonica chromosome 2, Sugi_1.0, whole genome shotgun sequence genome, one window contains:
- the LOC131859456 gene encoding cyclin-dependent kinase F-4-like, protein MGRGRASHIKNRKEPSLSKTVQRLCFKILKALEYMHGLGYCHRDLKPENILLKGNNIKISDFGIAINLKEKMEKNEPLDPNVATIAYKLLELLLKSSCYDFAIDMWSLGVIIAQFHGLEPIFGSRSDWRNQIYNICSVIGCPNEKTWPKGLKLAESLDYQFPKEFDGENYRKNLHRVMLTASEEVIDLVKHLCSWDPKRRPTIKQALSHSFFQSCNNTMNPNFFEYQTNSVLSRNVVFYGSEVFNSEKEERRIQGCVGRISRNSKEKGSARISIEKGLGIISDRRAWR, encoded by the coding sequence AtgggtcgaggtagggcctcacacattaAGAATAGAAAAGAACCCTCCTTGAGTAAAACAGTTCAAAGACTGTGTTTTAAGATTTTGAAAGCTCTGGAATACATGCATGGACTTGGGTATTGCCACCGTGATCTCAAGCCTGAAAATATCTTGCTAAAGGGAAACAACATCAAAATTTCAGACTTTGGGATTGCTATTAACttgaaggagaaaatggaaaagaatGAGCCCTTGGATCCAAATGTTGCAACCATAGCCTATAAACTGCTTGAACTTTTGCTCAAATCATCATGCTATGATTTTGCCATTGATATGTGGTCACTTGGAGTCATAATAGCTCAGTTCCATGGTCTTGAACCCATTTTTGGAAGTAGAAGTGACTGGAGAAATCAGATTTATAACATATGCTCTGTGATTGGATGCCCCAATGAAAAGACATGGCCTAAGGGATTGAAGTTAGCAGAGTCATTGGACTACCAGTTTCCAAAAGAGTTTGATGGGGAGAATTATAGGAAGAATTTGCATAGAGTGATGTTGACTGCAAGTGAGGAAGTGATTGATCTTGTAAAGCATTTGTGCTCGTGGGATCCCAAACGCAGACCCACTATAAAACAAGCACTCAGCCACTCTTTTTTCCAGTCATGTAATAATACTATGAATCCAAATTTTTTCGAGTATCAAACGAATAGTGTGCTATCGCGGAATGTGGTATTTTATGGCTCTGAAGTTTttaatagtgagaaagaagaaagaagaattcaaggatgtgtggGTAGAATTTCAAGAAATTCTAAAGAAAAGGGTTCGGCTAGGATTTCCATAGAAAAAGGTTTAGGTATAATTTCAGATCGACGTGCATGGCGTTAA